Below is a genomic region from Melanotaenia boesemani isolate fMelBoe1 chromosome 19, fMelBoe1.pri, whole genome shotgun sequence.
tctttttttaaacttttggaaTACATGCATGAATAACTTGTGCAAACCTAAGCTTTATCTACCAACAAAGGACAAGATACTGAGGAGTTGGAGGGTGGTGCTAAAAATGCATTCACCTGGCAACAAGAAATTACTTTTGTCCTGCTGTTTTACATTCAATTACTCAATGGTATTTTACCCATTATAGATGCATCTGGAATAGTCTAAAATGTACATACTGAACctattatatattaattgattttttttatttgtaatttgcTGTGAGTTTCAATGTTAATGAAAGGAATCCCAAGTGGAATAAACAAAAGAGTTGGAGGAATTACTGAAAACAGCATACCAAATAAACCTGTGTCTTAATGGAAATATTTGGACAGCCTAAAATCCTTCTGCTTCAAGGCTTCGTTGATTCTGCCTCAGGTCCTTCGTATGATCCAGGCAGTGCTCTCAAGATAATCCAAAGACATGGCAGCAGAGGACCGCTGAGTAGTCTGGTTTTATCAGACAAGGTTAAGAGGTGTCAAGGTGCAGTCTGCGTTTCAAAGCAAACAATCAGGAGGTGCAGTAGTCATCTGGTTCATCAAATACTGCCTTACTTTACAGTTGAATGGAAATAACGAAACAAGTTGATTTTTGAGCTTGAGCCAAATTTTCCCTCATTacttttttctcatgtttagtCCTTACACTGTTTATCCGCAGCATCAAGTCTTCCAGTTTTGCTGGGTTTGGAAATTAGAAcaaaagaaagagtgaaagcCACTTTCTACACAAACCCCTTTATTTCTCTCTTGCACAAGCAGTGGAAAGCTTGTGACATTATTTAAGATATATGccataaagtataaaaaaaaaaaacgtgtgtTTATGCCACAGACAGAGAGACCTGATGAGGTGTTGCAGATGCTGTTTCAATGACGCATAAAATCAGctaactaaaaagaaaatgatactCTTTTTTTATGAGCTGTAGAGGTATGAGAGAAAACAGCAATCAGCCCCAGCCAAGTTCAAAGTCACATGAAAtaatgtgtgtgggtgtgaggGTCATCTTTTCACAGTCACGGATTATCATTCCTCTGATAATGCCTGTaattttttccagtttatttttacatcacCCACTTAGCCTCCagtgtaacattttttttctgtagaaaaGGGGGAAGTGTGCCTCTAATAATGTTTCTCTCTAGTTTACTTTTACTTGAATATAATTACAAGAATAGTTGATGTTTGGTAGATAGATAAGTGAGAGAAGAAAGCTTTAATGTATGGGCAACTATATTTATAACAGGAGTCATACAAAAATAACTGATTTGATAATTATTactttgtttatgtgtgtgtatttactgATGGTTTCtgtaagaaaagaagaagaagaagaagcttcTTTCTGCATTGAACCAATGTTTCATGTCctcaatttaaaaaaggatATATGTGATGAAACACATGATCCAGGCCATGAGTCAAACAAGATTAAACCACAATGAATTGGGTAGGATGAGCTTTGGTGACATCATGTGCTTTATAATTTCCGCTGTTTCACTTCCCCAGTCtgcataacacacacacacacaggcacacactcATAGTGCCAGTTCACCACAGAGTCAGGAGGCTCATCACTGTGAATGAAGGAACACTGTACAGCagagggggagggagggggagtgtgCAACTGTTACCACCTGACGGGAAACTACGCAGAGGcacaaaatggcaaaaatatTTTGAGGGGTGTCCAGAAAAGTACCTGGGATTCCTGCGTTCATGTGAACTTTGTCTCAGTAAAAGGATATCAGAAggttttcttcttaaaaaaaatacttctgcGAAATACACAACAGAAATGTTCACATTTATTGTCGGCTTTAGTAAGAGTTTGTTCATAACTTTTGGTTCCTCGCCCCTTGATCTGATTGGTTGACGAGGGGAAGGGTGACTAATGTTGTGAAAGCATAATAGTGaagcaagaaagaaaggatATGTGGTTACTTTCAGAATGTTACCAAGAGAACATAAGGGAGGCTTATGTCCAAAGGTGGTGTGAGAGCTGAGATGAAGCTTTGCTATCCATTTAATTTGCCAAATCCTTATGGCAAGATCACAAGCAATGATGAAAATACTCTTTGGaacaaaataatgtaaaaaaattaaacttaaaagtaAGTGGAGAAGGCACCAAGCACTGCACACTGACTAAGATTTTCCAGTAGAAACCAAACTGACAGCAAAGTGAACATAATTACTTTAGAGCAACTGCTGTGTTAACATAATCTAAGAAAATTAGAGTATGCCAGACGCTTCTTTCCCCCCATTAAAACAGCATGTTACGGTAACAAAACTGTGGGAATGCACTGGCCTGTAATCCGACAAAGTCTGTGGGCTTTTGGTTGATAACAATCCTATTAGTGAAGTGCATTTTTTCAGCCTAAAGTTACTTTACTCGCAGCCTTCATaattttaagtgttttgttttggacaAAGTGCCTTGTCTCCTCTGTCCTTTGTTGCCTCAAGGGCGTCAATTAAAACCAGTGTTTTTGTGTGAGAAAATGATGATGCAATGATAAAACTAATTTCTTTTACAATGCGCAATACCAATGCAAGCTGACTGATTAGTAAAATGACAGGTATTGTGccagaaaaatctaaaaaggTTACTTTGAATAAATCTAAACAGGCTTAATGTAACTTTATGAAGTAAAGACTTATAATGAAAATCCAGCAAATGTCCGTCTCAGCAAGATTAACATCTAAGCACCCTTATGAGGGGGGAACATCAACATACAAAAAGAAGCTTTATCACTAAACCTCATCAAACAAAAGGAAATGCAAAAGTGGAAATACCCATTATGCATCTGATGGTTCAAAGTAAGTGTATGATCTAAAGCAtagccaaataaaaaaacaacgaTCTCTGTAGttcacctttctttttttttacttgtggtTCAGCTCACAGCCtctgtaggaaaaaaaaagaaaaaaaaagttacaaaatACACTGATGGTGTTGTTTAAATGCTTGTTCTATGTGGCAGCCATCTGCCATCTAAAGCTTCTCTTGGAAAGAAAACTAACATCACAGCACATTGAAATAACTTGAAAGGATAAAATGGGTCAAGATACTGATTGAAAGTGTTGATTTGATCAGTTTCATTGGGTTCCCACTGCAAGATAATATAACAACGGGGGTCTAAAGATTCTCAGTAGATTACCTAATGAATGACgtgaaacatgtttttcattttagtttcaatGTAATAAAACAATCTGTCAGACCATTTAAGTTCTATGTCATATACTTTGCAAATACCTTTGCAATACTTATACAGAATTTAGCAGCTTTATGTATTTATAGTTCATCTATAGTCTATTCTAGGCAAGTACTGGATGTAGGACGAAGTAAATGTGAAAAGAATTTGATAATTTCTTAACACTGCTACTTGCTTTTTAACGATGTCATGGGAATCTGGGAGGACTTGGTGGTTTTTGGTTGTTCTAACAACAGTGGAATATTTCAgttttcagggaaaaaaaactgattgcAAAGAAACAGACCCTAGCGATATCAAGGAAAtgttgttaaaaacattaaattctgCGTTTCCATGTTACTGTCAAGCTTCACATTGTGCAACAAGTCATGTTTATTATGCTAGTTATTGCTAATGGCTGCCCTGCTACTGAGAGTAACTTATTCATTTGGGATATAATGTGAAATGTTACTTAGGGTAGACCTTATACGCAAGGAACAAAACATTTGGACTTTAGTTATAACTATACAGATTGTTGTTAAAGCGTGAAATTTGCTAAATAAGTTTTATTGTTAGAGCATGaaacttgtttttgtctttgactGAGGAAACTGTCTAATTTaagaaaatgtctaatttacaAAACCTTATGAAGTTGTGCTTCATGTTGGGCTGAGACATGGAAAAATTCAGCTGTTGTACTTTGGATGAGGCGGTGATCATTTTGAGGAACCTTAAATCAGACCCATTGGTAACTTTATTCTCCATGTGGTTCATATAAATCCTTTTATCCTAGTTTTCAAAGGACAGCTATGAAATTGGTATAACTCCTGGTAGGCTACATGTTAATCAAGAGGTCACACCGCTTCACTGCCTGCAGGCAGGTGACGTTTTCAGTCGCTCATAACTGTCCCTGTTTGAGAGATCTGGAGTTTGCATTTTGTTGCTCATCACATGCCAGGCGATTAATGAAATAcccatgaaaaatattttataaatatttaatttaatgggATCATTGGTGAGCAGTGATAGACTACAGCTAAACAATCTAGCTAATACAGTATTATTAAACTGAGATGGACTTTTTCCGTGATTGTCCTTTCTCTATTTTGGGTTTTGTCCTAACCAATGcctaacatgaaaaacaaaataacttcaaGACTGACAGATAAGATACCTTCATCAGTAATTTGGGCTGCTACCCAGCATCGTCAGCCTAGATATTCATTCTGTTGTCAAACCCCTGCGATAAGACAGACTGTCAGATTCAACTTCCTTcctctgttgctgtttttaaagttcCTGTCTACCAGCAGTCGTGACTGCATCCGCTTGCAGGCTAAAGATTTTAAAGTGCGTGTAAAGAGGATGAATCCTACTTGTTTCCTTCATATTCTTGCAACAGCGCCATTggaaagaaaatctgtaaatcTTGGGCTTTTGAGTCTATGAGTGATGATGGATGCTCCTCAGATAATTATTgcaaaacaaatacagataTTAAAGATAATCCATTGAAAAGGAACTCTTTTAgttttcatcacatattgtgTGATGTGGGTTTTATACTAATAGTGTAAAACCAGAGATACATTTAATGAAGTCCATGCAGCTGAGGACACAACAAATCAACAGATAGAAGTCCCTCTACACCAGCTGGGATTGAAGGGTCCGCTGAGTCAGCAAGGTCAGCTGGAGagatgtgatgtttttttttgtaaacatgcCAAGAGTTGAAAGGATAGACTGATCTGAGACTTGTGGATTAATGAAAGCTTAAGCCCCTTGACTGCTGTAACAGTACATGGGAGATGAGAAAAAAGCCCCACTGAATCCATGCTGAGTAAGGATGGTGTGGGCTTCTGACTGCATGAGGGACCATTTTTCCATCTGCTGTGAAAATTaaaactctaaataaaaaataaatggggAAAAGGCTATTTTAATTATACCATATTGTGGGATGACCCTATCTCCTCTCTTTTCCTGATGGGTGGTTCAGTGTTTCCTATACTGAAGGAGATCATGAAGCACTAACACTCCTTTCCATTAAATTTAACCAACTCTTATGACAGTTGTCATAAGTGCTGTCATCTGGATCATGTTACTTGGATTGGAATAACACAGTTGGGCCAGACCCTGTTTTTCCCCTCACACATTTTCCCTGGATTGTTATTGTCTAATTCACCTGTTTGTATTTTGTCGTTGCTTTTTCTAGTATTCATTTTGTGTATGATCttcattttttcttgttttagaaCTCACTTTGCCACAACTGTTATATTCCTGGTTTATTTGGATtcactttgtctttttgtctgcCACTTCTGAAGACCACCAAGGGCTAACTGCCTGtaatacagtaaaatacagtaaaaaaaaacattaataataattcaaAGGCAGTAGATGTTGCTGTTATATAATATGCTGACTGTAAAGGTGGAGGAAACACTGTCAGCCACATCTGAAACAGCAGATCTAGAAAGGAAATGTTTCATGTGACCactgaatttgaaaacaatGACATATGGTGCAATATTGTTTTCATAAATGACAGAAAGGAAGGAAATTTGAACAAAAGAATTTGGCAAAATAACTTGGCTCAATATTGAGGCTATTGTAAGTGTGGGCTCTCTTGACATAGTGGTCAAGTGTGGAGTTAAACTGAGAGGAAACATTTATGCAAAAAGAAACTGTGTTTGTCATAACAGATGGCGGCTGGTAAAGAAGATTATTTACTACTAGTGTCCGGCACTACTTCAGACTGACCACCCCCCActcaaacacagagacacacaaatacacaaccCTCTCAGACTTCCAACTGTTCCTTCTCATCTTTCTCCAACAACACAGTCGGTAACACAGTCTTGTGTCACATTCACTGATTCTTTTAGGCAACAGGACAGCTGGGATCAAGACAAGAACCATCTTCTTGTGTGAGCATCTCAGATACTACACCACTCCATCCTTACTGCTGGCAGAGTGTGAAATTAAACCCGTCATTCTATTTGTGTGAAAGCTCAAAAAAAAGCTTCATAGGACAACTTGGACCTGTATTTTGAGTTTTTGGACATCTTTCCCAAATCAGTTGGATAAGAGCTCAGAACATGGCATGCTTAGAGATACAAGCACTAGATTATCATATAAATTGTGGACAAGCCAAAACATTATCTCAATGAATTTAGCAAGTGGCTTGTCATTTTTACTCAGTTCAAATATATAAGTTCACAACAGGCAGGCTTTAATTTGTTATCTCATAAGAAATGTTAGATTAACAGTTAAAACTAGAGATGTACCAAAACcagattttatttcaaactgagTACAAGTACTAACATGAGAACTCGCCAATACCAAGGACCAAtatgagtactaataaatcctgTTACAGTacactggtaaggagtgtggaccagaatgcagATGCATGATTGAGTTGTCAATTGTGTGACATATCAAATGGGTATCAAATGCTGTGACATACATgcctaaaatcagcttctctcactgagataatgccaaatttggaaTTTTAATGTGGTACAAgtaataacttttttatttatgtgttaatgcatacaaaaaattaacatattAGTTCCACAGATTAATTTCTTTGCCCTAACttgttcattttagtttttttaacgGTGGTATTAGGTTCTGTAGTATAACACACACATAGTACACACACATAGTATTGGGCCAATACCAAATACTGCAGTATCAGGTATCAGTGCATCCCtaattaaaaccataaaaaaagaaatattcaaCACTAGCATAACAGCTCATTGGAAAGTTTggaaaatctatttttaaaccACACCAAAGGTAAGATTACGAAGTGTGTCTACAAAGGAAGATGAGACTCAGTGTTATGCTTTGCTAAACTAACAGCTTATAATCATGTGCAGGCTAGCTTTGTATTTCATGGCAATGATAATctcatcttttttaaattattattatttaattattaaaatgatttgtttaCCAGCCTCTAGGTCATCTCAGTTGCCTAGTCATCCcttcattcttcttttattgatttttctttttcttttagttgttttaattaCTCTTAATATTTAACCTCATGCATGCcaattgtttactgtttgtttaCCATGTTTACCAGGCAACACTGTGGGCCTTAGAATATAGCCATGCCAATCCTCTGTATGTACTGTACAGTATGTGCACTGACAATAAAGAAACTGGACTTTCTGCAAGAAAGCATGTTCTTGGCATTAATACATGTTTTATGtctgttccttttttctttttctttaaccagTACAATAGAGCCTACAGTAGATGCACATTAGTATTGGACCCATTCAGTTTATTCACAATAGTTGTACTGGGTCAAATTCTtatttcatttacatgtttttctttgaatcTTTTAAAATCCCCCAATTGGGGGATATTGAGAACAGATGGTTCAGCTAAGCTTTTCCAAAATGGCCATTCAGATACCTCAGCTGAACTGTCTGTGATAAAAACCTCTCTAATTTTGATCTGCTTCACTTAATCAGAACTGGCATTTGCAGAGAAAATGCtcacatattgtactatgattggataaaagtttttctttttaggcaAGCGTGaaaatttttcatttgtgctatgtgccatcttcatttaatCCTCATCAGTAAaacatatactgatatttataCAGCTTAACAAATCTGTCTTGCATTTGCAGAGACATTCTCATTTCATAATTTTCAAGCAGAGGCTTAAAGAATAGGCATGAGGATCAAACGGTTAAACCTTAAAGTTATTTATCATCAAGGATATTTTAACCACATATCAAAACACTACAAGGAAGTTCTGGCAATAAAAATGCAGATGATGGCAGCCAAATGAcaaattatttcttaaaaaaaaaaaaaaaaaaaaagaacaaccgCCTACAAATGATGGGAAAAAAATCCACACAGCACACATTATTCTTCATCAGTTGGTTGGTTTATTTATCATTAGCAATGACACCAAATGTACTCTACTGTTTTCACTTGCTATCATAGGAGATGCATTTTGAATTGTAAACagtgaaaatgataaaatgcaTTTCAGAAAACTCCTTACAAGCAGTGTATGACCAGGGAAAAGAGCAGAATGGAACTGCTCTTGCTcacctttcctcttttttttctttttttctttttattttttaaacaatgcatGTCATCTTATAGCTTTGAGACTCTCCTATGTACATAGATACAGCTGGGTCCCACATTCATTACCAGCAGAGACCTATTggcttcttgttttttgtttgtttttaatgtgttaacacatatttttcttaaagaatTATATTTACAACCCTAACTCCACACCCTCCCCTCCATCCCCCAGCTGCCTGCTGCCAGGGGTTAACACACAGTTAGAATCACTTGCTTAAAATTTATTAAACTACTTATGCTTCTTGAAAGTTTAAGTTGTAAGTCAACCTTATAGCCTTAAGTATTTTTTCTCTTAACAAATAAAGGTAATACAGCTCAAGCTCTCAAGCTGTTCTGTCTTCCCcattaaaaattcaaaatgacccaaataaatgaacaaaccaaacatgataataaaataaaataagaaattaaaaaaaatattgcactTAAAGTTCAGGACAGCACTGAACCTGTTTGGTGGTTAAGAGTGAAGTAATAGCTTTTAGCTGAGTGCTCCGAAGGACATGGAGGTGTCTGTAGAAGCATCCAGccaataatctaaataaatacacatactTTGTACacaagaagctttttttttttttttttttttttttttttgtcctctgacTATGAAATGAGCAACCTCTCGTGTGTTGTCCTGCAGAACATTAGAGTGGAAGCTGAAACcctaaagcatttaaaaaaaaaagagagaaaaactggTGTGTAAAAAACCATAAACAGTGGAGAAGATAAACCAAGCTGCAACCTGTTATAGCAATGTCCTGAGAATGCTTCCTGATTAGTCCAGAATAAGCTACAATGTAAAAGGAGAttcttcttgatttttttttccttgttgtaAACTGTCTTTGGAGGCAGGAAGcaagtcatcttttttttcccaatctCTGGCTTTGAATATGactatttatgtttttgaatGTGTGAGTGACACAAATCTGTGTTTCATCACAGCTCCAGTCCATCTGAAGTCATACATTTATGTTCTTTGCCCATCTCAGCTTCCGTCGTCATCCCTGCTGAAGCCATCCAGTCTTGAATGAGGTGAAAGTATAGAAGCTTTGAGCGGACGTAGGGTTTAACAGATGCATGAAGAAATACAGCCACGATGGTCGTTGTAATTCAAACACCCTTCCATCTTCaaagcttggagtttgatgaaAAGACATAAAGAGAGGGGACTTCTGTGTCGTACCAAAAGCATTGAAGTTGCTTCACAGAGGAGAATGTGGTGGAGCAAAAGGAGGGGGATTAAAAGTGGGAGTCTCAAAAGAAAGACAGGGGAAAAAGTGACAAAACAGTACCGGACTGTCTTCATGTCTGCAGGGTTTTTGGTGCAACCCCTCCTTTTCTCCAGTACAACTggaaaaacatacaaattaaTGCATCTTTTGTCGacttacacataaaaaaaaaaaaaaaaacagtgatcaGACAAGCGTCCAGCTCCTGCTGCAGCCCTTTCTCATGGGCTTCTGTAATTTTAgtaacatccatccattcatccagcTTGTAACTGTGTAAACTACATTCCTTTGCAGTGCCATAGCTTTGCTGCGTCCTCTcacaccaaaacaacaacaataaaaaaaacaacaaaaacatgatgagTAGGATGACACAAACATACacgctaacacacacacacatttaaaaattaaaaaggcaaaCAATGAAGCTCACATCCCACACCCACgctttgtgttttttcaagTCTGCCCCTTGTTTCTTTCGTCATCTCTTTCTTATGTTCTTCCTCATATCTTATGACGAAGATGAAGTGGAAGTGGTGCTAGCCTTTTTTTGGTTGATTAAGTCCAAGTAGAGTTCCGAGCGCAGGAATCGGGGGTATGAGTCCTTCTCCATCAGCCCATATATCCGCCTCTGCGCTAGGTCAAAGCAGGAGCGTGTCACATTCTGCAGGTTGTCCTTTGTGTGATCTCTTGTGTATGAATCCAGATTCACCtgcatagagaaaaaaaaaggtaagtgtgaggaaaacaatgcaaaatgcatgtttttctcttcatatacaAGCCTGCATTTTGCATTGCACTCGATCTTACCTCTTTACAAGACTGGATAGCGATGTATTCTGCAAAAATCTTCTTGGCTTTTGAGGCCATCTTGGACTGCGACTTGATTTTTTTGTATTCCTCACATGCTAGCCAGAATTCCAGATTCTCCTCGCTGAACTCTGTGCGCAGGAAAGCTCTGAAGGCTGCCAGACCATCTGAGGGaaagcagagaggaggagaagaataaaCAAAGAGCAGAGTTGACTAAAGAGCCATGGCAACCTCACAGTAAGCCCTCCTTGGAGTTTCAGCGCCTAAAATAGCTCTCTGAGTCTTTTGGAGTCATGTGGTTGTAATAAAGTGaggcaggaaaaaagaaaaacactcttGGCACTTATCAAAGTGCAATGCGTCCTCTAGGTGACATCACCCCACTGACTACAATATTCAGCATAACGGATGTACTGTCTCAATACGTTGTGAGTGAACAAAGACATGACTGTTTTTGAGTAAAGGGAAATCAGACTAACTTTGgcaatctgttttttttgtttttttttaagtctcagTCCAGTTAATGATTTGAGGAAGAGGGCATCCAGTAGAAAGAATAGCAGGAAGCCGTGTCCACCCACAGCTCTTTAATGCACCTTTCCGTTCCCATGAATCACCCACACTGATAAGCTGAGCCAGTGCAGGCCATCATCTCTTACCTCATTCTGGTTAGCAGAAATGAGGTAAGAGGTGGAAGAAAGGAAATTAGATGAGGGAGAATGAAGAGGCCAACAAAGATGAATGTGAAACAGATGTGCTGGCTACGTATCAGCATTCTGCTCTGGAAAAGAATTGGGAGCCAACTAGAGTTGTGGGATACAAAAATAGCAACAGTTTAGTTTCACCTGGTCTTGTAAATCATGGAC
It encodes:
- the rgs3a gene encoding regulator of G-protein signaling 3a isoform X9 encodes the protein MAKDMKNRLAFLRRRNESPGSNPAGKLDKSMKSVKPTPEEALKWGDSLDKLLTHKYGLAAFRAFLRTEFSEENLEFWLACEEYKKIKSQSKMASKAKKIFAEYIAIQSCKEVNLDSYTRDHTKDNLQNVTRSCFDLAQRRIYGLMEKDSYPRFLRSELYLDLINQKKASTTSTSSSS
- the rgs3a gene encoding regulator of G-protein signaling 3a isoform X8; amino-acid sequence: MPASMFNNMVDFSEKYLERAKDMKNRLAFLRRRNESPGSNPAGKLDKSMKSVKPTPEEALKWGDSLDKLLTHKYGLAAFRAFLRTEFSEENLEFWLACEEYKKIKSQSKMASKAKKIFAEYIAIQSCKEVNLDSYTRDHTKDNLQNVTRSCFDLAQRRIYGLMEKDSYPRFLRSELYLDLINQKKASTTSTSSSS